The genomic stretch GTCTTGGGCTGGTTCAGCATCCGCGCCACCGGCGCGCTCGGCATCGCCGCGGTAATGCGCGACCACTTGCGCGTGTAATCGGCAATGCCGAACTGCGCCAGCGCTCGCGATACCGACTGTTTGGCGCGCAGCACCTCGTCGATGCCGGGAAAGCGCTTCACGTCGAAGTAATGCTCGGCCACGTCGATGGTGCGGTCCTCGGCCTTGCCGATCATCTGCGCATGGAGCAGCTCGGCGGTGCGCGCCAGCCCCAGCTGCTTCGCGATGTCCGGCGCGCGCACCACCTGGCTGGCGACGATTTCGGTATGGCCGCGCACGCCCTGCGCCGCAAGGTTTTGCGAGAAGCGCGTGCGGCGCCCGATGGCGTAGTCGATCGCGTGTTCCTGCACGAAGGTGCCGCGGCCCTGCTCGATGCGCACCAGCCCGCTCAGTTCCAGCTCGCCCATGGCACGGCGGATGGTATGGCGGTTCACGGCGAAGCGGTTGGCCAGCTCAGGCTCCGGCGGCAATTGCTCACCCGGCAGGTACAGCTTGTTGCGAATGTCGTCCGCCAGCGCCTCGCCAATCTGGCGCCACACCGCGACGCCCGAACCCCGTTCCACTTCTCGATCAGACATCTTGCGCTGCCCTCTTGTCATCAAGCGTTAACTCATGCCGTGCGATTGTGCCTGAGTCAGGCCGCGCTGGCAGCGTGCCCGAGCAATCCCCTGCCCCGTCATGAAACGTTCATTTGGCTGTG from Cupriavidus nantongensis encodes the following:
- the phnF gene encoding phosphonate metabolism transcriptional regulator PhnF, whose protein sequence is MSDREVERGSGVAVWRQIGEALADDIRNKLYLPGEQLPPEPELANRFAVNRHTIRRAMGELELSGLVRIEQGRGTFVQEHAIDYAIGRRTRFSQNLAAQGVRGHTEIVASQVVRAPDIAKQLGLARTAELLHAQMIGKAEDRTIDVAEHYFDVKRFPGIDEVLRAKQSVSRALAQFGIADYTRKWSRITAAMPSAPVARMLNQPKTRPVLQVEALNVDIDGNPVQYSVVRFAGDWVQLTVSDRD